From one Mytilus edulis chromosome 1, xbMytEdul2.2, whole genome shotgun sequence genomic stretch:
- the LOC139512516 gene encoding large ribosomal subunit protein eL20-like produces the protein MKVLGELKEYKVIGRSLPSDKNRAPPLYQMKIFAQDKCTAKSRFWYFVSQLRKMKKMSGEILSVQQVYEKKPVKVKNIGIWLRYVSRSGIHNMYREYRDLTAAGAVTQCYRDMGARHRARASTIQIIKVEEVAASKCRRNNVKQFHNSKIRFPLTHRIHRRLNRPRFTTSRPHTTF, from the exons ATGAAAGTCCTAGGCGAG ttAAAGGAGTACAAGGTCATTGGCAGATCTCTGCCATCTGACAAAAATAGAGCTCCACCACTCTATCAGATGAAAATATTTGCACAAGACAAATGTACAGCAAAATCAAGATTTTGGTACTTTGTTTCTCAGTTGAGAAAAATGAAGAAGATGAGTGGTGAAATCTTGTCTGTTCAACAg GTTTATGAAAAGAAGCCAGTTAAAGTAAAGAACATTGGTATCTGGTTGAGATATGTGTCCAGAAGTGGTATCCATAACATGTACAGAGAGTACAGAGATCTGACAGCAGCTGGTGCAGTAACACAATGTT ATCGTGACATGGGAGCCAGACATAGAGCTAGAGCCTCAACAATACAGATCATTAAAGTTGAAGAAGTAGCTGCTTCCAAATGTAGAAGAAATAATGTCAAGCAATTTCAT aactcAAAGATTAGATTCCCACTGACACACAGAATTCACAGAAGACTGAATCGTCCAAGATTCACGACAAGCAGACCTCATACAACTTTCTGA